The Ooceraea biroi isolate clonal line C1 chromosome 1, Obir_v5.4, whole genome shotgun sequence genome has a window encoding:
- the LOC105283969 gene encoding uncharacterized protein LOC105283969: MVVVLAMQMTMMTMMMMMMMMVVVVMVVMVARGVVGVMLFPYSVRMLGTNIRATVDTGSVIERMCKGDAATTSWTCSDVALQRPPWCFENISLHDTPTETIARNVLAQVEARRHFYLENAQPYDSAWTIKRME, encoded by the exons ATGGTCGTGGTGCTGGCAATGcagatgacgatgatgacgatgatgatgatgatgatgatgatggtagTGGTAGTGATGGTTGTGATGGTGGCGCGTGGTGTTGTTGGCGTGATG CTCTTTCCGTACTCCGTGAGAATGCTCGGCACGAATATAAGAGCTACTGTCGATACAGGCAGCGTTATCGAACGGATGTGCAAGGGAGACGCGGCGACGACATCGTGGACATGTTCCGACGTTGCGTTGCAGCGACCGCCATGGTGTTTCGAGAATATATCGCTTCATGATACGCCAACGGAAACGATTGCTCGAAACGTTCTCGCGCAAGTGGAGGCCCGTCGCCATTTTTACTTAGAAAACGCGCAGCCATACGATTCTGCATGGACGATAAAACGAATGGAATAA